Part of the Olsenella profusa DSM 13989 genome, GCCGATGCAGAAGGTGTTCTTGAGCTCGCCTCCCACGGCCAGCACGCAAACGTCCTCCACACCCCGCGCGAGGCGCTGCGAGAGCACCACGGGCAGCGGCGCATAGCCGCGCGAGCGACGGATCATGTAGGGCGCGCCCTCGAAGAGGTCCATGACCGAGTCGTCCGCACGCGTGCGGATCGGGCGGTCGTGCGACAGGATGAGGTCGGCAAGGCCCGCGAGCTCGTCCCGCGCATCCCCCTCGTCCCGGCAGATGGGTGCCCCCGAGACGTTACCGCTGGTCATGACCAGGCAGTCGGGCACCTGGACGTCGTCATCGTAGCGAAAGAGCAGGAGCTGTATCGGCGCATAGGGCAGCATGACGCCCACGCTGGGGTTGCCCGGGGCGACGCTCGGCGCGAGCAGCCCGCCCGCCCGACGTCGCAGCAGGACGATGGGCCGCTGGTGGCCGCGCAGCACCTCCTCCTGCGCCGCCGAGAGAGTGCATTCGCGGTGGACGACCTCCTCGCTGCCCATCATGACGGCAAGGGGCTTCCGCGGACGGCGCTTGCGCCGGCGCAGCAGGCTCACAGCCCTCTCATTGGTGGCGTCACAGCACAGGTGGAAGCCCCCGACGCCCTTGACGGCCACGATGCCGCCGGCGGCGAGCGCGCGCCGCGCCGCGCTGATGGCCGCGTGCCCGCGCTCGTCGCGCCCCAGCAGGTACTCCTCGGGACCACAGTCGTTGCAGCAGACCGGCTGCGCGTCGTAGCGACGCGACGAGGGGTCCAGGTACTCGCGCGCGCAGTCGGGGCACAGAGGGAACGCCGCCATGCTCGTCCGCTCACGATCATAGGGCAGCGCGTCCAGAATCGTGAGACGCGGCCCACAGCACGTGCAGTTGATGAAGGGATGCAGATAGCGGCGGTTGGTGGGGTCAAAGAGCTCGCGCGCACAGTCGTCGCAGATGGCGATGTCGGGCGAGACGAAGATGGCGCCGCGCGCCCGCTCGCTCCCGACGATCGAGAAGGTGTCGTAGCGTCGGGCCGTACCGGCAGGGACGTCCCACTCGTCAACCTTGATGACATAGGCCCGCCGAGGTGGATGGCGCCGGACGAGGTCCGTGAAGCGCGCGACCCGCTCGGGGCTGCCCTGTGCGATGATCTCGACGTAGGGGCCCTTGTTGCAGACCGTGCCACACACCCCCGCCCCGACCGCGTGCCGTGCGACCGTGGGACGAAACCCCACGCCCTGCACGATGCCGAAGCAGCGCACGAGGCGCGTCACGAGCGCCTCGTGCGCTGAGGTGCCCGTCTCATGGGGCGTCGCGGCATGTGTCGTCATCGCAGCCATGTCGTCCTCTACGTCCGCACGAGATGCCCCGAGAGCGCATAGTGCGTCTCGTCAAAGAAGTCACCCGCGAAGTCGCCCACCAGCTTGCGCAGCGTGACGTCGGCGAGGATGGCGGTGGGGCGGGCCGCACGGACCGCCGCCGCGACGTCACCCTCCTCGCGCAGATGCAGGTCGCCATCGCGGCGGGCCTCGTCCGGCTGCATGAAGAAGCTCGCCACGATGACGTCCGAGGCGCCGCGAGCGAGCAGCCGCGTTCGGATGGCATGGGCCGCCACCTGCTGGTGGACCACCAGCACGCGATGGCCCGCCCACGCGATGCGGGGGATGAGGGCATCCGCCAGCGGATAGTCGACGTCATAGGGCGTGCCGAAGCGGCGCTGGAGCCACTGGGCCGCCTTGAGCCCCGCGGGTGACACGACGAGGTTGCGCTCGGCCGCACCGGCCGTGCGCAGCTCGTCGAGGGTGGCGCCCATGCCAAAGACGGTGACGCGCCGCCAGCCATCAAGACGCAGCCGCCGCTCGAGGGCCGCGGCGCCATCGTGATCAGAGACGTCGAGCGGCGTGGCGCCCCAGACGCCGATGCGACCCTCCTCCGTCACGGGTCGCTCGGGGGCTCCTTCGACAAACCTGGTGAGGAGCACCAGGTAGGCAGCCTCTGCACCTCGGTCATAGAGGTCCATGCCATTGGTCTTGAGGGCGATGGCCGGAAGGCCGCAGCGCCGTTCGGCCAGGTGACAGAGCGCGGTGAGGTCCGTTCCTATCACCGCCGGTACCGGCGTGCCCACGAGCGCAACGAAGCGGCCACCCAGCTGCCGGTGCGCCAGCTCGAGCTTCTGCACCAACAGGTCATCGCGACCAAGGATGGCATCCATGTCCCGCAGGCCCGCGCTGAAGATGGCGTCCCTCTGGGCAAACCAACGCGGCTCGTCAAAGCCGCAGATGTTGCCCACACAGCCGCCCGCATCCACCACCACCGTGATGCCGCCCATGCCATAGAGCACGGAGGCCGCCCCAGACTGGTCCGGTGCGAAGGGGGTGAGCATCCGGCGCAGGCCGCGCACGCAGTGCCGCGCGTCGAGGGGCCGCAGCGCAGGGGCGGCATCGGGGGCGGGAACGCGACGACAGGCGGCCCGTCCGCGCCGCTCCCCGGCAAGCGAGATGGCCCCATGCACGCCACGGCCCTCGTCCCCATGGGAGAGTAGGTGATCCAGCGCGCCAAAGAGGCCGCTCACCGCCGTGTAGCCAAAGGGCTGCTCGTCGCCGTCCCATGCGAGGTTTGGGCAGGCGGGGTGGTAGTAGCCAGCATCGCGGCCGATGGTGAGCGTGACGCCGGTGCCTGCAGGGTCATAGCCGATCATCGTGGGTTCGAGGTTGGAGTACACGCGCGTCTGGGGCGAGAGGTCCGCAAGATGGCGCAGGTAGACGTACTGCCCTGGCGTGACGGTGCCAAAGACCTCGCGCACGGAGCAGCCCTGGCGCACCAGGGCCAGCGCCAGCTCGAACGGGTTGGCGTTGGAGCCCTCGCCCACCGCGAAGACCTCGCGCGGATGACGCTCGCGGAAGGAGCGCAGGGCACCGCGCGCCCGCGCCTGCCAAGGCCCCTGGTCAAAGCTCACGCCCAGCGCCGTGGCCAGCGCGTCGTACTGGGCATGGATGCGATCCTCCTCGTAGAGGCGTGTGAGCTCGATCCAGGGGATCCCCAGGCGGCGCTCGAGGTCCTGCGCGGCAGGGGCGGCCTCTGGATCGAGCACGAGGTTGAAGTTGGCCTCGGCCATGCCCTGGAAGCCGGCGAAGTCCGCTGCCGTCGAGACCTCGCGCACGTGGCGCAGGCCAGCCTGGGCGAGCAGCGCCTTGAGGTCGGACCCCTCCTCGATGGGCGCGAAGTGTCCCAGCAGGTTGCAGGCGCGCGCGTCCCTCTCGGCGGGCTCCAGCAGGGAGTAGAGCGACTGGCGCACGCTGACCATGGGCGGCCTTGTGCCCTCGCGCGTGAGGGCGTACATATAGCAGGGACGCACGGGAACGCCCGCCTCGTCCTGCGCCGCATGGCACACGCGCTCCATGTCGGTGCCGAGCAGGGCGTCCACGCAGGTGACGCAGACCATCACGACCGAGGGCACCGTGGGCAGGCTCTCGCACAGCGCCCGTACCGCCTGGGGGATGCGCCTGAGGTGACGGGACGTGATGAGGTCGGTCTCACTCATCTCGAGATAGAAGAAGCGGTTCTCATAGCCCGGTAGCTCGGAGACGGAACTGGTGTTGCGGCCGCAGCACCCCGGCGACACGACGAGCATGACCGAGCCGGGAATGGCGAGGCCCGCGCGCTTGACGCCAAAGCCCTCCGCCCCCGGAGAGTTGAAGGCCAGGGCGGCCGGCGAGCTGTAGATGAGGTGCCTGCCGGAGACGAAGTCGTCGGGGATGTCGTCGCGCCCGCGCGCCCAGAGCTCGGAGACGGTGTAGGAGACGGGGGTGACGCTCATGGCGTGCCCTCCCCTGCGAGGAGGCGTTGGGCAAGGTCGAGGAAGGTGCGGGAGATGGGCAGCGCGGGGTTGCCTTCGATGACCGTCCTGCCCTCGTCCTCACAGCGGTTGATGTCGTCCGATCGTGGGATGTCGCCCACGATCGCCAGGCCATGGGCATCCGCGAAGGCCTTGACCTTCCCGTACTCGTCCGGCACGTTGCGGCGGTTGAGGATGAGGCCCGCCACCCGCGCATAGCCGCGGTCCTCGAAGTTGCGCACGGCCGCGTTGATGTTGCCCGCCGCGTACAGCGCCATCCTCTCGCCACTGGTGACGATGAGGACCTTCTCGGCATAGCCCTCGCGGATGGGCGCGGCAAAGCCGCCGCACACCACGTCGCCCAGCACGTCGTAGAGTACGACGTCAGGCTCACAGGTCTCAAGGAGGCGCAGCTCCTCGAGCAGGTTGAACGTGGCGATGATGCCACGGCCGGCACACCCCAGCCCCGGCGTGGGGCCACCCGTCTCGATGCAGAGGACGTCCCCAAAGCCCCGGCTCGAGACGTCCTCGATGGACGTGGGCTCCTCGTCCTCGTCGCGCAGATGGTCCATCACCGGGCGCAGGGGTTGGCCGCCCAGGAGGTTGATGGTGGAGTCGGCCTTGGGGTCGCAGCCGATCTGCACGACACGCCTGCCCAGGGTCGAAAGCGCGGCCGCCAGGTTGCTCGTTATCGTGGACTTGCCGATGCCGCCCTTGCCGTAGATGGCGACCTTTAGCATGACCCGTCACGCGCCAGGCGCGATGGACGCAGCCTCTCTTCCATAGCCGTCCCCTCCGGTCAGCCACCAGATCCCCATCCGGTGCCCTTCCACTCAGGTCTCGTCTCGAATGCCCATCATTATGCGCCGCCAATGTGGCTGACTCAAGGCGGGCTCCCGCCAACGGCACCAATGCCCTGCGGGACGCGGACGCCTGCAGCGCTGTGTCGTTCAGGCTACGATGGACAGAGCGCAACGACCCACGGAACCGCGCCGGAAAGGTGCCACATGCCCCCACAAGCTGACACGCCCCTCATCCTCATCGCAGAGGACGATGCCGACATCAGCACCATCATGACCCGCTACCTGGACAACCATGGCCTCTCCTGCATGCAGGCGTTCTCGGGTACCGAGGCCGTCATGGACCTCGACCGCAGCGCGTTCGACCTCCTCATCTGTGACCTCATGCTGCCCGGCATGACGGGCGAGCAGGTCATCGCCAACGCGCGCGAGCACATCCCCGACATTCCCGTCATCGTGGTCTCCGCACGCGCGACCGTGGAGGACCGCGTGGGGCTCCTGCGCCTGGGCGCCGATGACTACCTGGTGAAGCCCTTCGACCTCGAGGAGCTCGAGCTGAGGGTGCGGGCGCTGCTCAGACGCAGCCGGAGGCAGGGATCCGCGGGGGGCCGGCCTCAGGAGGGCGACGGCGATGTCCTCCGCGTTGGCGCATGGGCGCTTGACGTCGCCTCGCGCGTGCTGACGGCGGCAGACCAGCACATCGAGCTCACCAGGACCGAGTTCGGCATCTGCGAGCTGCTCGCACGCCATCCGCGACGCGCCTACTCCAAGCGCGAGATCTTCGAGCGCGTGTGGCACGAGGACTTCGCCCCCGACGACAACGCGGTGACGGTGCACGTCTCCAACCTCCGCAAGAAGCTGCGTCCCACCGGGACCGACGGCTACATCAAGACCGTATGGGGCATCGGCTTCAAGCTCGACGCACCCACTCTTTAGGCTTTCCTTAGACCTGCTTTGTGGTTTGCCAAGCCTTGGGGCATATCGTAGGCGGCGTAGGCTGGACACGACGACAGGGGAGGAAGGCATGGACGCACTCGAGACGCGCGCGCTCACCAAGCTGTATGGCTCCACGAGGGCCGTGGATGCGCTCGACATGCACGTACCGCGAGGCAGCATCTACGGCTTTGTGGGCAAGAACGGCTCCGGCAAGTCGACGACCATGAAGCTGGCATCGGGACTCGTGACGCCCACGTCGGGAGAGGTGCTGCTCTTTGGCAGGCGCCGGACGCCCGACATACCCATCGGCACGCTCATCGAGATGCCGGGGATCATCGGTGGCCTCTCGGCCCTGGACAACCTCATGACGAAGGCCACGGCACTCGGCATCGTGCGCGCCAAGGCGCAGTGCCAGGGCCTGCTCGCCCTCGTGGGGCTTACCGAGGTGGCCAAGCGACACGTGAAGGGGTTCTCGCTGGGCATGAAGCAGCGACTCGGCATCGCCCTGGCCCTCATCGGCGCGCCCGACCTCCTGCTTCTCGATGAGCCCCTCAATGGCCTCGACCCCGAGGCGGCACGCTCGACGCGCGAGATGCTGCGAGGGCTCGCGGCCAACCACAGCATGACGATCGTCATCAGCTCGCACGTCATCGACCAGCTCAATCGCGTTGTCGACCGCTTCGGCGTCATCAGCCGGGGCCGCATCGTGAGCGAGTTCACCGATGCGGAGATGCGCGCAGCCTGCGGAGATTCCATTCACCTCCGCACGACCAACCCCCCGAGGACCGTGGCCGTACTCGAACGGGAGCTCCCCAACGTGCACCTCTCGCTTGGGGGCACCGATGCGATCTCGCTCACGGCCACGTCATCCGGTGGGCTGCCTACCACCGAGGAGGTGGCGCGCATCCTGCACGCCAACGGTCTCATCCCCCTTGAGATAGGCATGCACAGCCGCGACATAGAGGACTACTTCGTCGAGCTCATGGAGAAGGGAGAGACTCATGTTTAGCCTCATCGCATCGGACGTGCGTCGGGGTCGCCGGATGTGGTGCTGGATGCTCGTAACCTACGTGGCCCTCGTTGCCATCATTGCCGCAAGCGTGCTCTATCTGGTTGGTAACGCCGCGGGACACGGCACCGACACCGCAGGCACGACCGACACAGACACGGGCATCAAGATCAGCGCGAGCCAGAATGGTGAGGGCGAGAGCGCCGAGGCGGCGAGTCAGGAAGCCCAATCCGCGTTTGCCACCACGTTCATGGAGGCAGATGGCGGACCCGGTCAGTCGTTGGAACTGTCGGCCATCGCAAACCCCTTCAGCGTATTGCTTGTCCTCTCGCTCTTCCTCTCGGTCTTCGTTTCGGAGGACTTCTCGACGGGATTCATACGGGGGCTCCTGCCCGCCGGCATAAGCCGTCGGCGCTACTATGTCGGCAAGGTGATGACGATGCTGGTGCTCACGCTCGTATGGACGCTCCTCTTCCTGGCGCTCTTCTGGGCATCCATGCGTCTAGCGGGCTTTGGGTTCCAGGCCGAGGATCCGGGCAGGCTCATGGCCTGGATCGTCCTCTCCTGGCTGCTGACGTTCCTCTACGTGCTGCTCTGCTGCGTGGCGACCTGGTTCTTCCAGTCAAGGCTCGCAGGGGTCATCACTGCCTGCGTTGTGGCGGGCGGCATTGCCAGCAGCCTGGTCTCCACCCTGGGTGGCCTGCTTCGCTCGGAGGCCTTCGATGCCATCGTACAGTGGCTTCCGCACCAGTCCGCCATGCTGCTCGGCTCGGGCGGTGTCACCCGGCTGTTCCAGAGCTCCCTCGAGGGCGTCACGCTCGCTCCATTGGCCCACGTGAGCGTGACGGTCGCGGTAGGCATCGCGATGCTGCTGGCAGTGACGCTTCTCGTGGTGCCCCATCGCGACATACACTAGCCGTGATGGTCCCGGCAGGGATAGGGGGATCGTGATCCTTGCAGTCGTCATAGGCGTCGCGCTGGGGGCGACGCTCGCCGCCCTGGCATACGAGCGGGAGTTGGGCCACATGGCCCGACTCCTGCGTTCGCGCGACGAACGGAGCAACAACCGGCTGACGGTGCACGGCCCCAGCCCTACGGCACGACGGCTCGCCGAGGACATGAACGACAAGCTCGACGTCCTGCAGCATGAGCGCGTCGAGGCGCAGCGGCGCGAGCATGCCTTCAGACGTGACCTGGCCAGCCTCTCTCATGACATTCGCACGCCGCTTGCCGGCGCAAAGGGATACCTGCAGCTTGCGGGCGACGAGGCGAACGAGGTGTCACGGGGACGTGACGTCGATGCGGCCATGAGGAGCATCGATGGCACGCGCGCCCTGCTCGACCAGCTGTTCTCGTACACCAAGGCGAGCGACCCCGACCTAAGGCTGGAGCTGGAACCCATCGGGTTGGCCCCGATGGCGGCCGAGGTGCTCATGGCGCATTACCCCGAGTTCGAACGGCGCGGCTGGGAGCCGATCGTGCTGCTCGAGGAGGATGGCGCGGGCGTCACGCGCGTGCTCGCGGATGCCACCTCGCTGAGGCGCGTCTTTGACAACCTGACGGCCAACGCGCTGCGACACGGAAGTGGTGCCCCCACCATCACGCAGGACGGACCGACCATCACCTTCTCGAACCCCATCCCCGATGACGCAGACATCGATCCCGCCAGGCTCTTCGGACGCTTCTATCGCGCTGATGGCGCACGGGGTGGCAGGGGGTCGGGACTCGGCCTCTCGATTGCCGCGGCACTCGTCCAGGCCATGGGCGGCAAGATCGATGCGCACCTCGATGACGCAGCGGACGGCAGGAAGGCACTCGCCATACGGGTGCGCCTCACGACGGCCTAGGGTCGCCCCGCCGTCCCCCTACTCTGCCACGTCCTCCCTCGCGTTGTAGTCGCCCACGGGTGCGATGGCCTTCATGGCCTCGAGCACGCTCTCAAGCAGGTCGTTGAGGTCCAGGTCGTTGAGCTCGGCGCCACGGCGGATGACGTCGCGGTCGCACCCTGCGGCAAAGCGCCTGTCCTTGAACTTCTTTTTGAGCGACCTGAGCGGCATGTCACGCACGGAGCCAGACGGCCTCATGCGCGCCGCCGCCTGGATGAGGCCCGAGAGCTCGTCCACGGCAAAGAGGACCCTCTCCATCTTGGCCTCGGGCGCAGGCAGGTCGGGGTTGTTGTCAGAGTTGTGCGTCTGGATGGCATGGGCCAGCGCGGGGCTGGCACCAGCCTCCTCGAGCAGCTCGGCCGCTTTCACGGTGTGCTGCGCCCCGTCTGGCCACCGCTCCCAGTCGAGGTCGTGGAGCAGGCCCACCTGGCTCCAGAACTCCACGTTCTGGGGGTCATACTGCTCGGCGTAGTGGCGCATGAGGCCCTCGAGCGTGAGCCCGTGCTGGATGTGGAACTCGTCCCCGTTGTACCGCTCGAGCAGCTCGAGTGCCGCGTCACGCGTGAGGCCGCTCTCGAGCCTGGTGGTCGCGGGCGCCGCAGCGTCCGCGGAGGCCCCCGTGGCGCAGCTGGCCGCCAGTTCGTCCACGCTGGCAAAGCCGGCACCCAAGGCGCCCCCCACCTGCGCCTCGATGTCGGCCCTGGTGACGGCCTCGGGCTTCATCTGCGGGAAGAGCAGGACGTCGCGGATGGAGGGCTGGTCGCAGAAGAGCATGACCATGCGATCGATGCCATAGCCGATGCCGCCGACGGGAGGCATGCCGTACTCCAGCGCCCGCACGTAGTCGTAGTCGTAGCCCATGGCCTCGTCGTCGCCCAGGCCCTTGGCGGCAACCTGCGCGGCAAAGCGTGCGGCCTGGTCGACGGGGTCGTTCAGCTCGGAGAAGGCGTTCGCGTACTCATGGCCGCAGATCACGAGTTCGAAGCGGTCGGTGAGGCGTGGGTCCTCCTCCTTGCGCTTGGCAAGCGGGCTCACCTCCTCGGGGTAGTCGCACACAAAGGTGGGGTTCACGAGCGTGGGCTCCCCCAGCCCGTCATAGAGCTCGAAGAGGAGCTTGCCGGCGCCCCAACCCTCCTGCCACTCGATGTCGTGCGCCACGCAGAGCTCGCGCAGGTGTTCGACGGGCGTGTCCATGTCCACGCGCTCGTCCACGGCCGCAGAGGCGACCTCCGAGAGCGAGCGCGACGCCCAGGTGCCGCTCATGTCCACCCGCTGGCCCTGGTACTCGATGACCTCGTGATCCTCCGCGCACCCGCAGACCTCGCGCGCGATGGCCTTGAACAGCCCCTCGCTGAGCTTCTTCATGCCCTCGAGGTCGGAGTAGGCGCAGTAGGCCTCCATGCTCGTGAACTCGGGGTTGTGCATGAGGTCCATGCCCTCGTTGCGAAACTGGCGGCCGATCTCGAACACGCGCTCCATGCCGCCCACGATGAGGCGCTTGAGCGGTAGCTCGGTGGCGATGCGCAGGTAGAAGTCACGGTCGAGCGCATTGAAGTGCGTCACGAAGGGCTTGGCGTTGGCGCCGCCCAGGATGGCATGCATCATGGGGGTCTCGACCTCCATGTAGCCGTCAGCCTCCATGTGGCGACGGATGGTCGAGACGATCTGGCTGCGCCTGCGGAAGGTGTCCCGCACCTCGGGGTTCATGATGAGGTCGATGTAGCGCTGCCGGTAGCGCAGCTCGCGGTCGGCCAGGCCATGGAACTTCTCGGGCAGGGGCCGCACGCTCTTTGAGAGCAGGCGCACCCGCCCCGGCGAGACGGACAGCTGGCCACGCCTGGTGCGCAGGATGGTGCCCGTCGCTTCGATGATATCGCCCAGGTCCACCTGGGACAGGAGCTCCCAATCCGCCTGTGGCAGGTCATTCACGCGACAGAAGAGCTGGATCTGCCCCGAGACGTCCTCCAGCACGACGAAGGTCACCTTGCCCTGCTTGCGCAGGGCCCTCACCCGGCCGGCCACGCTGTAGGAGTCCTCAGTGCTCACCCCATCCTCGAGTCCGGCATACCGCTCCTCGAGCTCGGTGGCATGAGCGGTGACCGTGCTCCTGATGGGGTAGGGATTCACGCCCGCGTCGATGAGCGCCTGACGCTTGGCACGGCGTACGGCGCGCTCGTCGTTGATGTTCACCTCGGGGGCACCTACGATCTTGCTCTGGGTCATTGGACTCTCCTCCAGCCGGATCTCCCGGCAAAAGAGCGCCCCACATCCACGAGGACACGGGGCGCATACGTACGATCCTGCGATCGGGCAGCGAACCTAGCGGTTGATCCTCTTGACGGTAAGGCTGCGGGTCTTGCCCGAGGGGGTCTCGAAGGAGACCGTATCGCCTGCCACATGACCGATGAGCGCTGCGCCAAGGGGCGACTCGTTGGAGATCTTGTTCTGCAGCGAGTCGGTGTGGGTGGTGCCCGCCAGCGTATAGGTCTGCGCTGTGCCCTTCTCGTCCACGAGCTCCACGGTGGAGCCGATGGCAATGGACTTGGCACCACGACGGTTCTCGACCACCTTTGCCGTGGCGAGAAGGTGACGAATCTCGTTGATGCGGGCCTCGTTCTGGGACTGGGCCTCCTTGGCCGCATCGTACTCCGCGTTCTCGGAGAGGTCGCCGAAGCCACGTGCCTCCTGGAGCTGGGCAATGATCTCGCTGCGCTTGTCGCCCTCAAGCAGGGCGAGCTCGTCCTCGAGCTGCTTGCGGTCTTCCGGGGTAAGCGTGACTTCCTGTGTATCCATGCTGTGCTTTCTCTATGGTGACGTTACCTACGAACCGTGCGCGCGGAGGCGCTGGCCTCTAGCTCTCGTGGGCGAGCCGGGCGCCGCACTTGCTGCAGAACT contains:
- the hypF gene encoding carbamoyltransferase HypF, with amino-acid sequence MTTHAATPHETGTSAHEALVTRLVRCFGIVQGVGFRPTVARHAVGAGVCGTVCNKGPYVEIIAQGSPERVARFTDLVRRHPPRRAYVIKVDEWDVPAGTARRYDTFSIVGSERARGAIFVSPDIAICDDCARELFDPTNRRYLHPFINCTCCGPRLTILDALPYDRERTSMAAFPLCPDCAREYLDPSSRRYDAQPVCCNDCGPEEYLLGRDERGHAAISAARRALAAGGIVAVKGVGGFHLCCDATNERAVSLLRRRKRRPRKPLAVMMGSEEVVHRECTLSAAQEEVLRGHQRPIVLLRRRAGGLLAPSVAPGNPSVGVMLPYAPIQLLLFRYDDDVQVPDCLVMTSGNVSGAPICRDEGDARDELAGLADLILSHDRPIRTRADDSVMDLFEGAPYMIRRSRGYAPLPVVLSQRLARGVEDVCVLAVGGELKNTFCIGRGDLFYPSAHVGDLSDLRTVRALEESVRRMETLLEAHPQAIACDLHPSYNATAIAERLAAAAGVPVVRVQHHFAHIASCLAENDWTGPAVGVAFDGTGLGTDGTIWGGEIMLADYHGFERRASIRPFVQVGGDRSSLEGWRVAVSMLQGLTHDVGRTLELAARLGLCDERSARAQVMMVERRINAVTSTSAGRLFDAASAILGIRRSSTYEGEASCMLEYAARRWAEGRGATFLAAGEAAGDGVPLPLPDVPGLAETGLVEAMPPHAGAAPSLVLGTEGLVRWLVGGRLAGRPVEGLAYGFHAALAHMVATACRAIAREAGVTAVALTGGCYQNRLLLGLTKRALMGAGLSVLTHGLIPPNDGGLALGQAVVAAQAVADGDVDGVALTGIDPGGAAPPSRKGETTCA
- a CDS encoding nitrogenase component 1, which translates into the protein MSVTPVSYTVSELWARGRDDIPDDFVSGRHLIYSSPAALAFNSPGAEGFGVKRAGLAIPGSVMLVVSPGCCGRNTSSVSELPGYENRFFYLEMSETDLITSRHLRRIPQAVRALCESLPTVPSVVMVCVTCVDALLGTDMERVCHAAQDEAGVPVRPCYMYALTREGTRPPMVSVRQSLYSLLEPAERDARACNLLGHFAPIEEGSDLKALLAQAGLRHVREVSTAADFAGFQGMAEANFNLVLDPEAAPAAQDLERRLGIPWIELTRLYEEDRIHAQYDALATALGVSFDQGPWQARARGALRSFRERHPREVFAVGEGSNANPFELALALVRQGCSVREVFGTVTPGQYVYLRHLADLSPQTRVYSNLEPTMIGYDPAGTGVTLTIGRDAGYYHPACPNLAWDGDEQPFGYTAVSGLFGALDHLLSHGDEGRGVHGAISLAGERRGRAACRRVPAPDAAPALRPLDARHCVRGLRRMLTPFAPDQSGAASVLYGMGGITVVVDAGGCVGNICGFDEPRWFAQRDAIFSAGLRDMDAILGRDDLLVQKLELAHRQLGGRFVALVGTPVPAVIGTDLTALCHLAERRCGLPAIALKTNGMDLYDRGAEAAYLVLLTRFVEGAPERPVTEEGRIGVWGATPLDVSDHDGAAALERRLRLDGWRRVTVFGMGATLDELRTAGAAERNLVVSPAGLKAAQWLQRRFGTPYDVDYPLADALIPRIAWAGHRVLVVHQQVAAHAIRTRLLARGASDVIVASFFMQPDEARRDGDLHLREEGDVAAAVRAARPTAILADVTLRKLVGDFAGDFFDETHYALSGHLVRT
- a CDS encoding nucleotide-binding protein — translated: MLKVAIYGKGGIGKSTITSNLAAALSTLGRRVVQIGCDPKADSTINLLGGQPLRPVMDHLRDEDEEPTSIEDVSSRGFGDVLCIETGGPTPGLGCAGRGIIATFNLLEELRLLETCEPDVVLYDVLGDVVCGGFAAPIREGYAEKVLIVTSGERMALYAAGNINAAVRNFEDRGYARVAGLILNRRNVPDEYGKVKAFADAHGLAIVGDIPRSDDINRCEDEGRTVIEGNPALPISRTFLDLAQRLLAGEGTP
- a CDS encoding response regulator transcription factor, whose protein sequence is MPPQADTPLILIAEDDADISTIMTRYLDNHGLSCMQAFSGTEAVMDLDRSAFDLLICDLMLPGMTGEQVIANAREHIPDIPVIVVSARATVEDRVGLLRLGADDYLVKPFDLEELELRVRALLRRSRRQGSAGGRPQEGDGDVLRVGAWALDVASRVLTAADQHIELTRTEFGICELLARHPRRAYSKREIFERVWHEDFAPDDNAVTVHVSNLRKKLRPTGTDGYIKTVWGIGFKLDAPTL
- a CDS encoding ATP-binding cassette domain-containing protein encodes the protein MDALETRALTKLYGSTRAVDALDMHVPRGSIYGFVGKNGSGKSTTMKLASGLVTPTSGEVLLFGRRRTPDIPIGTLIEMPGIIGGLSALDNLMTKATALGIVRAKAQCQGLLALVGLTEVAKRHVKGFSLGMKQRLGIALALIGAPDLLLLDEPLNGLDPEAARSTREMLRGLAANHSMTIVISSHVIDQLNRVVDRFGVISRGRIVSEFTDAEMRAACGDSIHLRTTNPPRTVAVLERELPNVHLSLGGTDAISLTATSSGGLPTTEEVARILHANGLIPLEIGMHSRDIEDYFVELMEKGETHV
- a CDS encoding ABC transporter permease, which gives rise to MFSLIASDVRRGRRMWCWMLVTYVALVAIIAASVLYLVGNAAGHGTDTAGTTDTDTGIKISASQNGEGESAEAASQEAQSAFATTFMEADGGPGQSLELSAIANPFSVLLVLSLFLSVFVSEDFSTGFIRGLLPAGISRRRYYVGKVMTMLVLTLVWTLLFLALFWASMRLAGFGFQAEDPGRLMAWIVLSWLLTFLYVLLCCVATWFFQSRLAGVITACVVAGGIASSLVSTLGGLLRSEAFDAIVQWLPHQSAMLLGSGGVTRLFQSSLEGVTLAPLAHVSVTVAVGIAMLLAVTLLVVPHRDIH
- a CDS encoding sensor histidine kinase, producing the protein MILAVVIGVALGATLAALAYERELGHMARLLRSRDERSNNRLTVHGPSPTARRLAEDMNDKLDVLQHERVEAQRREHAFRRDLASLSHDIRTPLAGAKGYLQLAGDEANEVSRGRDVDAAMRSIDGTRALLDQLFSYTKASDPDLRLELEPIGLAPMAAEVLMAHYPEFERRGWEPIVLLEEDGAGVTRVLADATSLRRVFDNLTANALRHGSGAPTITQDGPTITFSNPIPDDADIDPARLFGRFYRADGARGGRGSGLGLSIAAALVQAMGGKIDAHLDDAADGRKALAIRVRLTTA
- the lysS gene encoding lysine--tRNA ligase, which gives rise to MTQSKIVGAPEVNINDERAVRRAKRQALIDAGVNPYPIRSTVTAHATELEERYAGLEDGVSTEDSYSVAGRVRALRKQGKVTFVVLEDVSGQIQLFCRVNDLPQADWELLSQVDLGDIIEATGTILRTRRGQLSVSPGRVRLLSKSVRPLPEKFHGLADRELRYRQRYIDLIMNPEVRDTFRRRSQIVSTIRRHMEADGYMEVETPMMHAILGGANAKPFVTHFNALDRDFYLRIATELPLKRLIVGGMERVFEIGRQFRNEGMDLMHNPEFTSMEAYCAYSDLEGMKKLSEGLFKAIAREVCGCAEDHEVIEYQGQRVDMSGTWASRSLSEVASAAVDERVDMDTPVEHLRELCVAHDIEWQEGWGAGKLLFELYDGLGEPTLVNPTFVCDYPEEVSPLAKRKEEDPRLTDRFELVICGHEYANAFSELNDPVDQAARFAAQVAAKGLGDDEAMGYDYDYVRALEYGMPPVGGIGYGIDRMVMLFCDQPSIRDVLLFPQMKPEAVTRADIEAQVGGALGAGFASVDELAASCATGASADAAAPATTRLESGLTRDAALELLERYNGDEFHIQHGLTLEGLMRHYAEQYDPQNVEFWSQVGLLHDLDWERWPDGAQHTVKAAELLEEAGASPALAHAIQTHNSDNNPDLPAPEAKMERVLFAVDELSGLIQAAARMRPSGSVRDMPLRSLKKKFKDRRFAAGCDRDVIRRGAELNDLDLNDLLESVLEAMKAIAPVGDYNAREDVAE
- the greA gene encoding transcription elongation factor GreA, with translation MDTQEVTLTPEDRKQLEDELALLEGDKRSEIIAQLQEARGFGDLSENAEYDAAKEAQSQNEARINEIRHLLATAKVVENRRGAKSIAIGSTVELVDEKGTAQTYTLAGTTHTDSLQNKISNESPLGAALIGHVAGDTVSFETPSGKTRSLTVKRINR